The proteins below come from a single uncultured Carboxylicivirga sp. genomic window:
- a CDS encoding glycosyltransferase family 4 protein — translation MKVVLINKTNVGGGAAVAASRLNHALRQNGVDSELLVQDMVGSDEGVSSAGSGFLYKQKAFARFVAERLYFLPHEKDSSIRFSFSPGNTGIDISDHPLVQEADIIHLHWVNQGFLSIDSLAKLFALRKPIVWTQHDMWAFTGGCHYTGSCQKFLHACSFCPFVRKPGENDLSAQVFVNKRMAYNNALLVTVSCSNWLKNLVNDSILFRNKMNYSIPNPIDTTFYQPKDKLEQRKKLGLPLDKKLILFGAANVNDPRKGMRYFMEALDILNNHYPDAYNEVELLVFGKMKENVLKQLPFKAHAFNFVSDPKVLVSLYNSADIYCLPSQQDNLPNTVMEAMACGTPVVAFGIGGVPEMVTHQQMGYLAKIKNSMSLADGLYDTLYNADLVAYSKAARLKVEQTYSEDIVVKQYMDVYEKIMAL, via the coding sequence TTGAAGGTAGTACTTATTAATAAAACCAATGTGGGAGGCGGGGCTGCAGTAGCTGCCAGTCGTTTAAACCATGCGCTGCGCCAGAATGGAGTTGATTCTGAGCTTTTAGTGCAAGATATGGTTGGATCAGATGAAGGTGTAAGTAGTGCCGGAAGTGGATTCTTATACAAGCAAAAGGCCTTTGCACGTTTTGTAGCTGAGCGATTGTATTTCCTGCCTCACGAAAAAGATTCATCTATTCGCTTTAGTTTTTCACCGGGAAATACGGGAATTGATATTTCGGATCATCCTTTGGTTCAGGAAGCTGATATTATTCACCTGCATTGGGTTAATCAGGGTTTTCTTTCGATTGATTCGCTAGCTAAATTGTTCGCTTTACGAAAACCCATTGTTTGGACTCAACATGATATGTGGGCTTTTACAGGTGGATGCCATTATACAGGTAGTTGTCAAAAATTTCTACATGCATGTTCTTTCTGCCCCTTTGTTCGAAAACCGGGCGAAAATGATTTATCGGCGCAGGTATTTGTTAATAAGCGTATGGCATACAACAATGCCTTATTGGTAACGGTGTCGTGCAGCAACTGGCTGAAAAACCTTGTGAACGATAGTATCTTATTTCGGAATAAGATGAATTATAGCATTCCCAATCCAATTGATACAACTTTTTATCAGCCTAAAGATAAATTGGAGCAGAGAAAGAAATTAGGCTTGCCACTCGATAAAAAACTAATCTTGTTTGGAGCTGCTAATGTTAACGATCCTCGAAAAGGGATGCGTTATTTTATGGAAGCTCTGGATATTCTTAATAATCATTACCCAGATGCATACAACGAAGTTGAATTGCTTGTATTTGGTAAGATGAAAGAGAACGTGTTAAAACAATTACCGTTCAAGGCTCATGCTTTCAACTTTGTTTCTGATCCAAAAGTGTTAGTTAGTTTGTATAACTCGGCTGATATTTATTGTTTGCCATCCCAGCAAGATAATTTACCAAATACGGTGATGGAAGCCATGGCCTGTGGAACGCCGGTTGTAGCATTTGGTATTGGTGGAGTTCCAGAAATGGTGACTCATCAACAAATGGGCTATTTAGCTAAAATAAAAAATTCAATGAGTTTGGCAGATGGACTGTATGATACGCTTTACAATGCCGATTTGGTGGCTTATTCAAAGGCTGCCCGCTTAAAAGTTGAGCAAACATACTCCGAAGATATTGTTGTGAAGCAATACATGGATGTATACGAAAAGATTATGGCACTATGA
- a CDS encoding glycosyltransferase family 2 protein: MKPLVSIITIVYNGDDTLQKTIDSIACQSYQNIEYIIVDGGSTDGTQNIIKSNEEVITKWISEPDEGLYDAMNKGIDLATGDYLWFINSGDEVYDCETLSNLFVNDDVADVYYGDTVMIDSNGDVIGDRRLQPPVTLQYTDFKKGMLVSHQSILVSTKIAEKYNTKYRFSADFEWCLVALQKADSVVNSNLVLSRFLDGGLTKQNIVPGLKERFDIMRRYFGVVSTILHHIPIAFRFVNYVIIHKRF, from the coding sequence ATGAAACCATTAGTTTCCATAATTACAATTGTATATAACGGGGACGATACACTTCAAAAAACCATTGACAGTATTGCTTGTCAGAGCTATCAGAATATAGAGTATATCATTGTTGATGGAGGATCAACAGATGGTACGCAAAACATCATCAAGTCAAACGAGGAGGTAATAACTAAGTGGATTAGCGAACCCGATGAAGGCCTATACGATGCAATGAACAAAGGAATTGATCTGGCAACAGGAGATTACCTTTGGTTTATTAATTCGGGTGATGAGGTGTATGATTGCGAAACCTTGTCAAATCTTTTTGTAAATGATGATGTAGCTGATGTTTATTATGGCGATACGGTGATGATTGATTCAAATGGTGATGTGATTGGCGATCGTAGATTACAACCACCGGTTACGCTACAATATACCGACTTCAAAAAAGGAATGTTGGTAAGTCATCAGTCGATATTAGTATCAACAAAAATTGCTGAAAAATACAATACTAAATATCGGTTCTCAGCCGATTTCGAGTGGTGTTTAGTTGCTCTACAAAAGGCCGATTCAGTGGTTAATTCCAACCTTGTGTTATCTCGCTTCTTGGATGGTGGTTTAACCAAACAAAACATTGTACCCGGCTTAAAAGAGCGTTTCGATATAATGCGTCGTTACTTTGGGGTGGTTTCTACAATTTTGCACCATATTCCAATAGCTTTCCGTTTTGTGAATTACGTAATCATTCATAAACGTTTCTAA
- the nadB gene encoding L-aspartate oxidase, which yields MKREYDFLVIGSGIAGLSYALKVANYGKVAVVSKTELKETNTAYAQGGIASVTYDPDTFEKHISDTLIAGDGQCDIDAVKKVVTEAPEQIKQLLKWGTDFDKKKDGLYDLHREGGHSEHRILHHKDNTGAEIQRALIEEVHSHPSIDVLEYHFAVDIITQHHLGKVTEPWMRDIECYGAYVLNKTTGTVDTILAKTTLMATGGIGSVYQTTTNPLIATGDGIAMVFRAKGIIENMEFIQFHPTSLYNPSERPSFLITEAMRGYGGLLRRQNGEEFMEEYDERGCLAPRDIVARAIDNELKLSGDEFLYLDVTHKPAEETREHFPTIYNKCLSLGIDITKDMIPIVPAAHYLCGGIKVDLNARSSINHLYAAGECSSTGLHGANRLASNSLVEALVFSDAAAKDAIKAIENIEINQRIPDWNDEGTSHPEEMILITQSNSEVQQIMSKYVGIVRSNIRLNRAYDRLEVIYRETEKLFQDSKVSEKICHLRNKINVGYLIIKMARKRKESRGLHYTIDYPNKLEN from the coding sequence ATGAAAAGGGAATACGATTTTTTGGTCATCGGTTCAGGTATAGCAGGTTTAAGTTATGCGCTGAAGGTTGCCAATTATGGTAAAGTTGCGGTTGTAAGTAAAACCGAACTTAAAGAGACCAACACTGCCTATGCACAAGGTGGAATCGCTTCAGTAACATACGATCCGGATACTTTTGAGAAGCACATTAGCGATACACTTATTGCTGGCGATGGACAATGTGATATTGATGCGGTTAAAAAAGTTGTAACCGAGGCTCCGGAGCAAATCAAGCAATTGTTAAAGTGGGGTACTGATTTTGATAAAAAGAAAGATGGTTTGTACGATCTTCATCGCGAAGGTGGTCACTCTGAGCATCGAATTCTTCATCATAAAGATAATACAGGCGCGGAGATACAACGAGCATTGATTGAAGAAGTGCATTCGCACCCATCTATCGATGTTTTAGAGTATCACTTTGCAGTAGATATAATAACTCAACATCATTTAGGTAAAGTTACCGAACCTTGGATGCGTGATATAGAATGTTATGGTGCTTATGTTTTAAATAAAACAACGGGAACTGTTGATACTATATTAGCAAAAACTACCTTAATGGCTACGGGGGGTATTGGTAGTGTTTATCAAACTACCACCAATCCGTTAATTGCTACGGGTGATGGTATTGCCATGGTATTTAGAGCCAAGGGCATTATCGAAAACATGGAATTTATCCAGTTTCATCCTACTTCATTATATAATCCATCAGAACGTCCGTCGTTTTTAATAACAGAAGCAATGAGAGGTTATGGTGGTTTGTTGCGTCGTCAGAATGGAGAAGAGTTTATGGAAGAGTACGATGAACGTGGATGTTTAGCACCACGTGATATTGTTGCTCGCGCTATTGATAATGAATTAAAACTGTCGGGCGATGAGTTTTTGTATTTGGATGTAACTCATAAACCTGCCGAAGAAACACGAGAGCATTTCCCTACAATTTATAATAAGTGTTTGAGTCTGGGAATTGATATTACCAAAGATATGATTCCGATTGTTCCTGCAGCGCACTATTTATGTGGAGGTATCAAAGTTGACTTAAATGCACGAAGCTCCATTAATCATTTGTATGCTGCTGGCGAGTGTTCATCAACGGGTTTACATGGAGCAAATCGTTTGGCAAGTAACTCATTAGTTGAGGCCTTGGTTTTTTCTGATGCTGCAGCAAAAGATGCCATTAAAGCCATTGAAAATATTGAGATAAATCAACGTATTCCGGATTGGAACGACGAAGGAACTTCGCATCCCGAAGAGATGATTTTAATCACTCAATCTAATAGCGAAGTACAGCAAATTATGAGTAAATATGTTGGTATTGTTCGATCAAATATTAGGTTAAATCGTGCTTACGATCGTCTGGAAGTGATTTATCGCGAAACAGAAAAACTATTTCAAGATTCAAAGGTGTCTGAAAAGATATGTCATCTTCGAAATAAGATTAACGTAGGTTATTTAATAATCAAAATGGCCAGAAAAAGAAAGGAAAGTCGAGGATTGCATTATACCATCGATTATCCAAATAAGCTGGAGAATTAA
- a CDS encoding TonB-dependent receptor: MKKVLIFIFLSINVITGFSQNLEQKTDSISFDKAIEILEAKSVYHFYYSPEWSKDVYFSNFPKHISPESAIRWLSQKVSLNYSIINETDVVFLKDYTLKTNYARTYLNFLNRKESFVKDTIVYEAPKKQIDEEVEISKEYQLFSIGSASKNINSKTATLSGKVTDIENGEALVGTVVYVNDLKNGTVSNMYGYYSFTLPKGRYKVEFRSVGMKTTFRNIVIHSDGSLNVEMRKETTALKEVTVTAKSEDPVRNLRMGMEKISMKTLKQLPLGMGEPDIIKSTLLLPGVQSVGEASSGFNVRGGSTDQNLILLNEAPIVNTSHFFGFFSGFNSDLVKDITLYKSGIPAKYGGRVSSVMDLTLKDGNRKNYKVHGGISPVSGRLIAEGPVKKDKGSFILGGRTTYSDWVLKLLDDPKLSKSNASFQDLQGNFSYDIDDKNSIYLSGYYSYDNFDYYTEDAFEYSTMASTLKWKHIYSPKLFSTTSVMMSNYEYNIESRTDSTQLNEVEYSLNQYGLKSDFSYRSSQNHKIDFGLNTIWYQLSPGTRTPSNEASLISPKTIEDEQALEAALYISDEFDVTHFMSISAGLRWSFYSNFGPKSQFQYKNGLPRTEGSIIDTTHHSSGPINFYTGPELRFSSNIRLSNTSSMKIGFNRMYQYIQMISNTAAMSPTDIWKLSDEYIKPQRGDQYSIGYYKKMRNNTIEASVETYYKRLKNIIDYKGGAQLTMNEHLETDVLNGVGKAYGVEVMLQKKTGKLTGWVNYTYSRVLHKIDGNYQEEKVNNGDYFPANYDKPHDFKFVTNYKLSRRFNVSSNFFYSTGRPFTAPVAYYDLGGSQRIYYSDRNSIRMPDYIRLDLAATLNGNLVAKKLNHSSWTFAVYNVLGRQNAYNIFFRTEGDQVKGYKMSIFGQPIFTVTYNFKLFGNAKDDF; this comes from the coding sequence ATGAAGAAAGTACTCATATTTATTTTTCTTTCCATAAATGTAATTACAGGCTTTAGCCAAAATTTGGAGCAAAAAACAGATTCCATTTCTTTCGATAAGGCTATTGAAATACTAGAAGCTAAATCAGTTTATCATTTTTACTATAGTCCCGAGTGGAGTAAAGATGTATACTTTAGTAATTTTCCTAAACACATTTCGCCCGAAAGTGCTATTCGTTGGCTTTCGCAAAAAGTTAGTCTTAACTATTCCATTATTAACGAAACTGATGTTGTTTTTCTAAAAGACTATACATTAAAAACTAATTACGCTCGTACCTATCTTAATTTTCTCAACAGAAAAGAGAGCTTTGTAAAAGATACCATAGTATACGAAGCCCCGAAAAAACAAATTGATGAAGAAGTAGAAATAAGTAAAGAATACCAACTATTTAGCATTGGTAGCGCATCGAAAAACATTAACTCTAAAACAGCTACCTTAAGCGGAAAGGTTACTGATATTGAAAATGGAGAAGCTTTAGTCGGAACCGTTGTTTATGTAAATGATTTAAAAAACGGAACAGTATCTAATATGTACGGATACTATTCTTTTACTTTACCCAAAGGCCGTTATAAAGTAGAGTTTCGATCTGTAGGAATGAAAACAACTTTCCGCAATATTGTAATTCATTCAGATGGTAGCCTAAACGTAGAAATGCGAAAAGAAACCACAGCACTAAAAGAAGTTACAGTAACTGCCAAAAGTGAAGACCCGGTTCGTAACCTTCGTATGGGTATGGAAAAAATATCGATGAAAACCCTTAAACAGCTTCCTTTGGGTATGGGCGAACCCGATATTATTAAAAGTACCTTGTTACTTCCCGGAGTACAAAGCGTAGGGGAAGCATCCAGCGGATTTAACGTGCGTGGTGGTAGTACTGATCAGAACTTGATTTTACTAAATGAAGCTCCTATTGTAAATACCTCGCACTTCTTTGGATTCTTCTCAGGCTTTAATTCCGACTTGGTTAAGGATATCACCTTATACAAAAGTGGCATACCTGCCAAATATGGCGGAAGAGTGTCGTCGGTAATGGATCTAACACTAAAAGACGGTAACCGTAAAAATTATAAAGTACATGGTGGTATTAGCCCGGTTTCGGGAAGATTAATTGCCGAAGGCCCCGTTAAAAAAGATAAAGGTTCATTTATTTTAGGTGGTCGTACAACCTACTCAGACTGGGTGTTGAAATTACTTGACGATCCTAAATTGAGTAAGAGTAATGCTAGTTTTCAGGATTTACAAGGAAACTTCTCATACGACATTGATGATAAAAACAGCATCTATCTGTCGGGGTATTATAGTTACGATAACTTCGACTACTATACCGAAGATGCCTTTGAATATTCAACAATGGCATCAACCCTTAAATGGAAACACATTTACAGTCCTAAGTTGTTTTCGACTACCTCGGTAATGATGAGCAACTACGAATACAACATTGAGTCGCGTACCGATTCCACTCAATTGAATGAGGTGGAATACAGCTTAAACCAATATGGGTTGAAATCAGATTTCTCATATCGTTCAAGTCAGAACCACAAAATTGATTTTGGACTAAATACTATTTGGTATCAGCTATCACCCGGAACTCGCACTCCATCGAACGAGGCTTCGTTAATTTCGCCCAAAACCATTGAAGACGAACAAGCACTAGAGGCTGCTTTATATATCAGTGATGAATTTGATGTGACTCATTTCATGTCTATTTCAGCTGGTTTACGTTGGTCTTTCTACAGTAATTTCGGACCTAAATCGCAATTTCAATACAAAAATGGCTTACCCCGAACCGAAGGTTCAATTATAGATACTACTCATCATTCATCAGGGCCAATTAATTTTTATACCGGTCCCGAATTACGTTTTTCATCCAATATTAGATTGAGCAATACCAGTTCGATGAAGATTGGCTTCAATCGGATGTATCAGTACATTCAAATGATATCTAATACAGCTGCCATGTCGCCTACCGATATCTGGAAGCTGAGCGATGAATACATTAAACCTCAACGAGGCGATCAGTACTCCATTGGTTATTATAAAAAGATGCGCAACAACACTATTGAAGCATCGGTTGAAACCTATTATAAACGACTGAAAAACATTATCGACTATAAAGGAGGAGCTCAGCTTACCATGAACGAACATTTGGAGACTGATGTATTGAATGGTGTTGGTAAAGCCTATGGTGTAGAAGTGATGCTTCAGAAAAAAACAGGTAAGTTAACCGGATGGGTCAACTACACATATTCGAGAGTATTGCATAAAATAGATGGCAATTACCAGGAAGAAAAAGTAAATAACGGTGATTACTTCCCGGCTAATTACGATAAACCTCACGATTTTAAATTTGTTACCAACTATAAGCTGAGCCGACGTTTTAATGTTTCAAGTAATTTCTTTTACAGTACAGGTCGTCCGTTTACAGCTCCTGTTGCCTATTACGATTTAGGCGGATCGCAGCGTATTTATTATTCCGATCGTAATTCAATCAGAATGCCTGATTACATACGCCTCGATTTAGCAGCCACCCTGAATGGCAACCTGGTAGCTAAAAAGCTAAATCATAGCTCGTGGACCTTTGCTGTTTATAATGTACTGGGAAGACAAAATGCCTATAACATCTTCTTCCGTACCGAAGGCGACCAGGTTAAAGGTTATAAGATGTCGATCTTTGGTCAGCCTATCTTTACTGTAACTTATAACTTTAAATTGTTTGGTAACGCTAAGGATGATTTCTAG
- the pbpC gene encoding penicillin-binding protein 1C translates to MNKGKPFYKRKGIWAIILILGLAYYWCLPQNLFNNPYSTCINSKDGELLSAHIADDGQWRFEAGDSIPYKFKQSIILFEDEYFYYHPGFNPVSMGRAFVQNIRSGSVKSGGSTISMQVIRLAFNRNRTLWNKLIETIQATRLEFRYSKDEILQMYSVHAPFGGNVVGLEAAAWRYFGRPSNQLSWAECALLAVLPNAPSLMHPGKNRSRLLDKRNRLLTKLLSKQAIDSTTYYLSLAEPLPDRPMPLPQLTPHLLNRQIQQVGQGTVNTTLDYLLQKQSNQIVNKFYQIYRHNEVHNIAAMIVDNRTKKVLSYVGNCSSESNRHGHEVDVIVAPRSTGSILKPFLYAAALDDGILLPHMLVADIPTYYSDFAPKNYTEKFDGAVPANTALSRSLNVPAVRLLDDYRVERFHGLLQKLGLTTIRKAPSHYGLSLILGGAEANLFELVSAYSSMAKTLNFYTHNNSLYQTNAFKPLVLSKEDSSNVYDLTELSPVLSAGAIYHTFEALTNVQRPEEETGWENFVSGRKVAWKTGTSFGNRDAWAIGVTPEYTIGVWVGNASGEGRPAIIGGSAAAPVMFDLYRLLPKTSWFDIPYDDLQPIELCRETGYKASFNCMQRDTLYVPLVKKDLPVCPYHKIVHLSSDEKYRVNANCYPPSQIKNESWLILPPVMAWYYQARNPGYRKLPPYLPGCKPNDESPLEIIYPKHNAQLLIPKELNGVIGRIICKASHRDRSATLFWHLDGDFLGSTKHIHQMEILPAPGKHTLSISDEKGNNQRILMNIIN, encoded by the coding sequence ATGAATAAAGGAAAGCCGTTTTACAAAAGAAAAGGAATTTGGGCCATCATTCTAATATTAGGATTGGCTTATTATTGGTGTTTACCACAAAACCTTTTCAACAACCCTTATTCAACTTGCATCAACTCAAAAGATGGCGAATTACTTTCGGCTCATATTGCCGACGACGGGCAATGGCGCTTCGAAGCAGGTGATTCTATTCCTTATAAATTCAAACAATCCATCATCCTGTTCGAGGATGAATACTTCTACTATCATCCAGGCTTTAATCCTGTTTCGATGGGAAGGGCTTTTGTACAAAATATTCGATCGGGAAGTGTAAAAAGTGGCGGTAGCACCATTTCGATGCAAGTAATCCGACTGGCATTTAATCGCAACCGAACGCTTTGGAACAAACTGATTGAAACCATTCAGGCAACCCGTTTGGAGTTTCGTTATTCGAAAGACGAAATCCTTCAGATGTACTCGGTTCATGCTCCGTTTGGTGGTAATGTGGTAGGACTAGAAGCTGCAGCCTGGCGCTATTTTGGCCGTCCATCCAACCAACTTTCATGGGCCGAATGTGCACTACTGGCCGTTTTACCCAATGCCCCTTCGTTAATGCACCCGGGCAAAAACCGCTCTCGATTATTGGATAAACGAAATCGTCTTTTAACAAAGTTACTTTCCAAACAGGCCATTGATTCAACCACCTATTATCTATCACTGGCCGAACCTCTTCCTGACAGACCTATGCCTTTACCTCAACTAACACCCCATCTGCTAAACCGACAGATACAGCAAGTTGGACAAGGTACTGTTAACACCACACTCGATTATTTGCTTCAAAAACAAAGTAACCAAATCGTTAATAAGTTTTATCAAATCTATCGTCATAACGAAGTACATAACATTGCAGCGATGATTGTTGATAACCGAACAAAAAAAGTGCTTTCGTATGTAGGTAATTGTAGTTCGGAATCAAATCGGCATGGTCATGAGGTTGATGTTATTGTAGCACCCCGAAGCACCGGAAGTATTCTCAAACCTTTTTTATATGCCGCTGCCCTCGATGACGGAATACTACTTCCGCATATGCTGGTAGCAGATATTCCTACCTACTACAGCGACTTTGCCCCAAAGAATTATACTGAGAAATTCGACGGAGCAGTTCCGGCTAACACAGCTTTATCACGCTCATTAAATGTTCCGGCTGTTCGCTTATTGGATGATTACCGGGTAGAACGCTTTCACGGGTTACTTCAAAAACTGGGCTTAACAACCATCAGAAAAGCCCCTTCGCATTATGGACTTTCCTTAATTTTGGGAGGTGCCGAAGCCAATTTGTTTGAGCTTGTTTCGGCCTATTCATCCATGGCTAAAACATTGAATTTTTATACGCACAATAATAGCCTTTATCAAACCAATGCCTTTAAACCACTAGTATTATCAAAGGAGGATTCTTCCAATGTGTATGATCTCACCGAGTTGTCTCCTGTTCTTTCGGCTGGAGCCATTTACCACACTTTTGAAGCCTTAACCAATGTACAACGCCCCGAAGAAGAAACCGGATGGGAGAATTTTGTATCGGGTCGCAAGGTTGCCTGGAAAACCGGAACCAGCTTTGGTAACCGCGATGCCTGGGCCATTGGCGTTACCCCCGAATACACCATCGGTGTATGGGTTGGAAATGCATCCGGTGAAGGTCGCCCGGCTATTATCGGCGGAAGTGCAGCAGCACCTGTCATGTTCGATTTATATCGATTGCTTCCAAAAACCAGCTGGTTCGATATTCCATACGACGATCTTCAACCCATTGAACTTTGTCGTGAAACAGGTTATAAAGCATCCTTCAACTGCATGCAGCGCGACACTCTTTATGTTCCACTGGTTAAAAAAGATTTGCCGGTTTGCCCCTATCACAAAATTGTTCATCTATCAAGCGACGAGAAATACCGGGTGAATGCCAACTGTTATCCTCCCTCACAAATCAAAAACGAATCGTGGTTAATTCTTCCTCCTGTTATGGCCTGGTATTATCAGGCTCGAAATCCGGGGTACAGAAAACTCCCCCCCTATTTACCCGGCTGCAAACCCAACGACGAATCACCTTTGGAGATTATTTACCCAAAACACAATGCTCAATTATTAATTCCCAAAGAATTAAATGGAGTCATCGGAAGGATTATCTGCAAAGCTTCTCATCGCGATCGATCAGCCACACTATTTTGGCATTTAGATGGCGATTTTTTAGGAAGCACCAAACACATTCATCAAATGGAAATACTACCTGCACCGGGGAAACACACATTAAGTATTAGCGACGAGAAAGGTAATAACCAAAGGATTCTTATGAATATAATCAACTAA
- a CDS encoding DUF4249 domain-containing protein, with translation MMLRNILIGVALLSITYSCLEPYSLHIDGYDNLLVVDALITDENASHTVVLRRSVSDINESSPYESGAVVYVTDTNGASYYFAEFGPGTYKSDSTDFIANDGDKFVLHIQTANGEQYESDQCELLTKTSIDDLYFAKNTNWDESGENQNEGISIYADGSANQSGYVRWMYKEDWEFQTPYPERYAWDGDLVPLSVENWFCWKTFNSNNIHVHSFGNQVSSEIKKEEICFIPTGLNDKLNIRYSILVKQLSISKEEYEFWRKLSESTEDVGDVFGKQPFSIVGNVKNITNNDEPVLGYFQVGAIADKRMYISFSDLNGMNLPYKSINDECNLDTFVVDGISFFSVDQIYEDKVVNGPYKFFEPVYDDMGMSVRGMLLSTPLCSDCSLKGSTSPPAFWEE, from the coding sequence ATGATGCTTCGTAATATTCTGATTGGAGTAGCATTACTTTCCATAACTTATTCTTGCCTCGAACCTTATAGTTTGCATATTGATGGATATGACAATCTTTTAGTGGTGGATGCTTTAATTACTGATGAAAATGCTTCTCATACCGTTGTGCTTCGTCGTTCTGTCTCTGATATTAATGAATCATCACCATACGAATCAGGAGCTGTAGTTTATGTAACCGATACCAATGGAGCGTCTTATTACTTTGCCGAATTTGGACCGGGTACTTATAAGTCAGACAGTACTGACTTTATTGCTAATGATGGCGATAAGTTTGTATTACATATCCAAACTGCCAATGGAGAGCAGTATGAATCTGATCAATGTGAGCTTCTTACAAAGACAAGTATAGATGATTTGTATTTTGCTAAAAATACCAATTGGGATGAAAGTGGAGAAAATCAAAATGAAGGAATAAGTATTTATGCTGATGGTAGCGCCAATCAGTCAGGGTATGTGAGGTGGATGTATAAAGAAGACTGGGAATTTCAAACACCATATCCAGAGAGATATGCATGGGATGGTGATTTAGTACCTCTATCAGTAGAAAATTGGTTTTGCTGGAAAACGTTTAATTCTAACAATATCCACGTTCATAGTTTCGGTAATCAAGTATCATCCGAGATAAAAAAAGAAGAAATATGCTTTATTCCAACAGGTTTAAATGATAAATTGAATATCAGATATAGCATTCTGGTAAAGCAATTAAGTATTTCAAAAGAAGAATATGAGTTTTGGCGCAAACTATCAGAATCAACTGAAGATGTTGGAGATGTCTTTGGTAAGCAACCTTTTTCGATTGTGGGTAATGTAAAAAATATTACTAATAATGATGAACCTGTTTTAGGCTATTTTCAGGTTGGAGCTATTGCTGATAAGCGGATGTATATTAGTTTCAGTGATTTAAATGGTATGAATTTGCCTTATAAAAGCATCAATGATGAATGCAACCTTGATACTTTTGTTGTGGATGGGATTTCTTTTTTTTCAGTTGATCAGATATATGAAGACAAGGTTGTTAACGGGCCCTATAAATTTTTTGAACCTGTTTACGACGATATGGGTATGTCTGTTAGAGGAATGCTTTTATCCACGCCATTATGTTCAGACTGCTCTTTGAAGGGAAGTACTTCACCTCCTGCCTTCTGGGAGGAATAA
- a CDS encoding outer membrane beta-barrel protein codes for MKKLVLIIAIAVLGIAQASAQSENYKAFKVDLGMLYGLPSDGFDAGIGFYVEPKYNLTDNIALGLKMEWAVLGAEESDGLSASISALGSYQVTGDYYFGTNKVRPFVGLGTGIYSMGSVDYTANTLEGTGELSADYGSKFGLAPRAGLLLGHFRLGLEYNIITGIPSELASRNYMSIKIGFEIGGGKK; via the coding sequence ATGAAAAAACTTGTATTAATTATTGCAATAGCAGTATTAGGCATTGCACAAGCATCAGCACAAAGCGAAAACTACAAAGCATTTAAAGTAGATCTTGGTATGTTATATGGCCTACCTTCTGATGGTTTTGATGCTGGTATTGGTTTTTATGTAGAGCCTAAATACAACTTAACTGACAACATTGCCTTAGGTCTTAAAATGGAATGGGCTGTTTTGGGCGCAGAAGAATCAGATGGTTTGAGTGCTTCAATTTCAGCTTTAGGTAGCTATCAGGTAACTGGCGATTATTATTTTGGTACTAATAAGGTTCGTCCTTTTGTAGGGTTAGGAACTGGTATTTATTCTATGGGTAGTGTTGATTATACAGCAAATACACTGGAAGGTACTGGAGAATTAAGCGCTGATTACGGTTCAAAATTTGGCTTAGCTCCAAGAGCAGGTTTACTATTAGGACACTTCCGCCTTGGTTTGGAGTACAACATTATTACAGGCATTCCTTCTGAATTAGCTTCAAGAAATTACATGTCGATTAAAATAGGTTTCGAAATCGGCGGAGGAAAAAAATAA